A genomic segment from Chitinophaga niabensis encodes:
- a CDS encoding UxaA family hydrolase → MRLQILKIHRDDNVWVALQDIPAGTTVEGITAIRDVAAKHKLTGTFIAKDSPIIMYGVLVGLANEDLPEGELITTKNIRHASGNFAVKEERKTDWDVPDVTQWKDRHFMGYHRTDGRVGTGNYWVIIPLVFCENRNVQMLHKVLVKELGYRKHNPYEEMLQQLLQGKEDPEIIIKPPKRRAFENIDGIKLLSHTLGCGGTKDDARTLCGLLAGYITHPNVAGATVLSLGCQNAQIDMLKEEIEKRVPGFDRTVICLEQQKIGSEKVLMEQALQLTFEGLAKANKQQRQPAPLSKLIIGMECGGSDGFSGISANPAVGRVSDILVALGGSVILSEFPELCGVEQELSDRCINTELATRYTQLMREYASRAEAVGSGFDSNPSAGNIRDGLITDAIKSAGAAKKGGSSPVTDVIDYPGSVQRPGLALLCTPGSDVESTTAEVGAGANIVLFTTGLGTPTGNPVTPVLKLSTNSKLANKMEDIIDIDTGTIINGEESINEAADRILNLVIDTASGLYTARAQVLEQDDFIPWKRGVSL, encoded by the coding sequence ATGCGTTTACAAATATTAAAGATCCATCGGGACGACAATGTGTGGGTAGCCCTGCAGGATATTCCTGCCGGTACAACGGTGGAAGGCATCACCGCTATCCGTGATGTAGCTGCCAAACATAAACTCACGGGAACATTCATTGCGAAAGACAGTCCCATTATCATGTACGGCGTACTGGTAGGTTTAGCCAATGAAGACCTCCCTGAAGGTGAGCTGATCACCACAAAGAACATCCGCCATGCTTCCGGCAATTTTGCGGTAAAAGAAGAACGTAAGACCGATTGGGACGTACCAGATGTTACCCAATGGAAAGACCGCCATTTCATGGGTTACCACCGAACCGACGGACGTGTGGGCACAGGTAATTACTGGGTGATCATTCCGCTGGTGTTCTGCGAAAACCGCAATGTTCAGATGCTGCACAAAGTGCTGGTGAAAGAACTGGGTTACCGCAAACACAATCCTTATGAAGAAATGCTGCAGCAACTGCTGCAGGGTAAAGAAGATCCTGAGATCATTATAAAACCACCCAAACGCAGAGCTTTTGAAAACATCGACGGTATTAAACTACTCTCACATACTTTAGGCTGCGGCGGCACCAAAGACGATGCCCGCACGCTTTGCGGCCTGTTAGCCGGATACATCACGCATCCTAATGTGGCAGGTGCTACCGTGCTGAGCCTTGGCTGCCAGAATGCGCAGATAGATATGCTGAAGGAAGAGATAGAAAAAAGAGTACCGGGGTTCGACAGAACAGTGATCTGCCTGGAACAGCAAAAGATAGGCTCTGAAAAAGTATTGATGGAACAGGCGCTGCAACTCACTTTTGAAGGACTTGCCAAAGCCAACAAACAACAACGCCAGCCAGCCCCGCTGAGTAAACTGATCATCGGTATGGAATGCGGCGGTTCAGACGGCTTTTCCGGTATCTCTGCCAACCCGGCCGTAGGAAGGGTTTCAGATATACTGGTAGCATTAGGAGGCTCCGTGATCTTATCTGAGTTCCCTGAACTCTGCGGTGTGGAACAGGAGCTAAGCGACCGCTGCATCAACACAGAACTCGCTACACGTTACACACAGCTGATGCGGGAATATGCCAGCAGAGCGGAAGCAGTGGGTTCCGGCTTCGACTCCAACCCTTCTGCCGGCAACATCCGCGACGGACTCATTACAGATGCCATCAAATCTGCCGGTGCTGCAAAAAAAGGGGGCTCCTCTCCCGTAACAGATGTCATAGACTATCCCGGCAGCGTACAACGCCCGGGCCTTGCATTGCTCTGCACGCCCGGCAGCGATGTGGAATCCACTACGGCAGAAGTAGGGGCAGGCGCTAACATCGTACTCTTTACCACAGGGCTCGGTACACCTACCGGCAACCCTGTTACGCCGGTGCTTAAGCTTTCCACCAACAGCAAGCTCGCCAACAAAATGGAGGACATCATTGATATAGATACAGGAACTATTATTAATGGAGAAGAATCTATCAACGAAGCAGCAGACAGGATCTTAAATTTAGTGATCGATACCGCCAGCGGTTTATACACCGCAAGGGCACAGGTGCTGGAACAGGATGATTTCATTCCCTGGAAAAGAGGGGTTTCTTTATAA
- a CDS encoding L-fucose dehydrogenase, with protein sequence MDLGLKDKIIIVTGGAKGIGAAISAVLAEEGAFPVIIGRNEADNLQHLAHIGKGGQVTAELTGPEACQAAVATIVNQYGRIDGLVNNAGINDGVGLESGSYEGFMQSLHRNVVHYYLIAHHALPYLKKSKGPIVNITSKTAETGQGNTSGYAAANGGRNALTREWAVELLPYSIRVNAVVVSESWTPLYESWINTFADKENKLANIVEGIPLEKRMTTPEEIAQMVTFLLSEKSSHTTGQLIHVDGGYVHLDRALK encoded by the coding sequence ATGGACCTGGGATTAAAAGATAAGATCATCATAGTAACAGGTGGCGCCAAAGGGATCGGTGCAGCTATTTCAGCCGTACTCGCCGAAGAAGGTGCCTTTCCTGTGATCATCGGAAGGAATGAAGCAGATAACCTGCAGCACCTGGCCCATATCGGAAAAGGCGGTCAGGTAACCGCTGAGCTCACCGGCCCTGAAGCATGCCAAGCTGCAGTAGCAACCATCGTTAATCAATACGGAAGGATTGATGGACTGGTGAACAATGCCGGCATCAATGATGGCGTTGGGCTGGAATCCGGCTCCTACGAAGGTTTTATGCAATCCCTTCACCGCAACGTGGTGCATTACTACCTCATCGCACATCATGCCTTACCTTACCTGAAAAAGAGTAAAGGCCCCATTGTGAACATCACTTCCAAAACCGCCGAAACAGGCCAGGGTAATACCTCCGGTTATGCCGCTGCCAACGGCGGCAGAAATGCGCTCACCCGGGAATGGGCTGTAGAGCTCCTCCCCTACAGCATCCGCGTAAATGCCGTAGTGGTATCGGAATCATGGACGCCTTTGTACGAAAGCTGGATCAATACTTTTGCCGATAAAGAAAACAAACTCGCCAACATCGTGGAAGGTATACCACTGGAAAAAAGAATGACCACACCGGAAGAGATCGCACAAATGGTCACCTTCCTGCTGTCTGAAAAGTCCAGCCACACCACCGGCCAGCTCATCCATGTAGATGGCGGATATGTGCACCTGGACAGGGCTTTAAAATAG
- a CDS encoding aldehyde dehydrogenase (NADP(+)), with product MNQIIGNRLSGEGNRTFRAFDPQKQQWLPLEFKEATPGEIDDAVKLAAQAFTVYKKVPAQQRAAFLEAIATGITALGDELITTASAESGLPLARLQGERDRTTGQLRLFATMISEGSWVNARIDKATPDVRQMQIPLGVTGIFGASNFPLAFSVAGGDTAAALAAGCTVVFKAHPAHPHTSYLVANVIRTAANDTGMPEGVFSLLHGAAIDTGQQLAVHPQLSAIAFTGSFRGGKALYDTATRRAVPIPVYAEMGSVNPVFFLPRALKEKGETLAAQFLQSLTMGVGQFCTNPGVFITPAEEGPFLNTLQKGIAAMPTGCMLTPGILEAYNSGINSLRQAGARLLGAASATAHQASPALLQVNATQVLDNPSLCHEVFGPSSLHISTSSKEELFRLADALEGQLTATIHGTEEDLREYAELVNILREKAGRIVINGFPTGVAVNHAMVHGGPWPATTPAAGTSVGSAAIYRFCRPVCYQDFPAYLLPPELQDENPLGIWRLLNGNFSKT from the coding sequence ATGAATCAGATCATTGGTAATCGTTTGAGTGGAGAAGGCAATCGTACTTTTCGCGCATTTGATCCGCAAAAGCAGCAATGGCTGCCACTGGAATTCAAGGAAGCAACGCCCGGGGAAATTGATGATGCCGTAAAACTTGCCGCGCAGGCTTTTACCGTATACAAAAAAGTACCCGCGCAACAACGCGCTGCTTTCTTAGAAGCCATTGCAACAGGTATCACAGCTTTAGGTGATGAATTGATCACCACCGCCTCCGCTGAAAGCGGCCTGCCGCTGGCGCGCTTACAGGGAGAAAGAGACCGTACCACCGGGCAGTTGCGGTTATTCGCCACCATGATATCGGAAGGTTCCTGGGTGAATGCACGTATTGATAAAGCTACGCCGGATGTACGGCAGATGCAGATCCCGCTTGGTGTTACCGGCATTTTTGGTGCCAGCAATTTTCCCCTGGCATTCTCTGTTGCAGGTGGCGATACGGCTGCCGCGCTGGCTGCAGGATGTACGGTAGTATTCAAAGCACATCCTGCACACCCGCACACTTCTTATCTCGTTGCCAATGTGATCCGCACCGCCGCCAACGATACCGGTATGCCGGAAGGTGTATTCTCTTTATTACATGGTGCCGCTATTGATACCGGTCAGCAGCTGGCGGTTCACCCACAATTGTCTGCCATCGCTTTTACAGGTTCATTCAGGGGCGGCAAGGCCCTTTATGATACAGCCACCCGCAGAGCAGTGCCCATCCCTGTTTATGCAGAAATGGGCAGCGTAAACCCGGTTTTCTTTCTGCCCCGCGCACTGAAAGAAAAAGGAGAAACATTAGCTGCACAGTTTTTACAATCCCTTACCATGGGTGTGGGGCAGTTCTGTACCAACCCGGGCGTATTCATTACACCCGCAGAAGAAGGACCATTCCTCAACACCCTGCAAAAAGGAATTGCAGCAATGCCCACCGGATGCATGTTAACTCCCGGAATCCTGGAGGCTTACAACAGCGGCATCAACAGCCTGCGGCAGGCAGGCGCCCGGTTACTTGGAGCAGCGTCTGCCACCGCACACCAGGCATCTCCCGCCCTTTTACAGGTAAATGCCACACAGGTGCTGGATAACCCGTCCCTCTGCCATGAAGTGTTCGGCCCCTCTTCTTTACATATCAGCACCAGCAGCAAAGAAGAACTGTTCCGGCTCGCCGATGCATTGGAAGGGCAGCTCACCGCCACTATTCATGGTACGGAAGAAGACCTCCGCGAATACGCGGAACTGGTGAATATCCTCCGGGAAAAAGCAGGCAGGATAGTGATCAACGGTTTTCCTACAGGCGTAGCCGTTAACCATGCCATGGTGCATGGCGGCCCCTGGCCGGCTACCACACCCGCAGCAGGCACCTCTGTTGGCAGCGCCGCCATCTATCGTTTCTGCAGGCCTGTCTGTTACCAGGACTTCCCCGCTTACCTGTTACCGCCTGAGCTGCAGGACGAAAATCCACTCGGCATATGGCGCTTATTAAACGGAAACTTTTCTAAAACATAA
- a CDS encoding glycoside hydrolase family 172 protein: MKKLFLLSMAVCLSWTAFSQQTFNGLDMNLGNLSRLSDAKTRSISPENITGEPGKGGMATLEQGNAKNAARDLGQGWKVNPYIHIEPGKTVTLAEINGSGAIQHIWMTPTGNWRYSILRFYWDDETTPSVEVPVGDFFGMGWGEYAQMNSLAVTVNPGSAFNCYWSMPFRKKCKITMENINTERMTLYYQVDYTLTQVPEDAAYFHAQFRRNNPVKGAEFTMIDGIKGKGQYVGTYVAWGVNNNGWWGEGEIKFFMDGDNKFPTICGTGTEDYFCGSYNFDNKGRYQEFSTPYAGLHQVIRPDGLYKSQQRFGLYRWHIMDPVRFEKELKITIQDLGWRSGGRYLPQQSDISSVVFWYQREPHAPFPKLQAKDELEVN; this comes from the coding sequence ATGAAAAAACTGTTCCTTCTCTCCATGGCAGTCTGCCTCAGCTGGACGGCCTTCTCCCAGCAAACCTTTAACGGGCTGGACATGAACCTGGGTAATCTCTCCCGTCTTTCAGACGCAAAAACGCGTTCTATCAGTCCGGAGAATATCACCGGCGAACCCGGCAAAGGTGGTATGGCCACACTGGAACAAGGCAATGCAAAGAATGCCGCAAGAGACCTGGGGCAGGGTTGGAAAGTGAATCCATACATTCATATTGAACCGGGTAAAACAGTTACCCTCGCAGAGATCAACGGCTCCGGCGCTATCCAGCACATCTGGATGACGCCCACCGGCAACTGGCGTTACTCCATCCTCCGCTTTTACTGGGACGATGAAACCACGCCTTCCGTGGAAGTACCTGTAGGTGATTTCTTCGGTATGGGCTGGGGTGAATATGCACAGATGAACTCCCTCGCTGTTACCGTAAACCCCGGCAGCGCATTTAACTGTTACTGGTCTATGCCCTTCCGCAAAAAGTGTAAGATCACCATGGAAAATATTAACACAGAACGCATGACCCTGTACTACCAGGTAGATTACACCCTCACACAGGTGCCGGAAGATGCTGCATATTTCCATGCACAGTTCCGCCGCAACAATCCCGTAAAAGGAGCTGAGTTCACCATGATAGATGGTATTAAAGGAAAAGGGCAGTACGTGGGAACTTATGTGGCCTGGGGTGTGAACAATAACGGCTGGTGGGGTGAAGGTGAAATTAAATTCTTCATGGATGGCGATAACAAGTTCCCTACTATCTGTGGCACCGGAACAGAAGATTATTTCTGCGGTTCCTACAACTTTGACAACAAAGGCAGGTACCAGGAATTCTCCACTCCCTACGCCGGCCTGCACCAGGTGATCCGGCCGGATGGATTGTATAAGTCCCAGCAACGTTTTGGCCTGTACCGCTGGCATATCATGGACCCTGTGCGTTTTGAAAAAGAACTGAAGATCACCATCCAGGACCTCGGCTGGCGCAGCGGCGGACGTTACCTGCCGCAGCAATCGGATATCAGCAGCGTAGTGTTCTGGTACCAGCGTGAACCACATGCTCCTTTCCCCAAATTACAGGCAAAAGACGAACTCGAAGTAAACTAA
- a CDS encoding LacI family DNA-binding transcriptional regulator, protein MKKKVSLKDIAQEAGVSTALVSYVLTNKEEKARVGQEMAKKIRKIARKLNYQPNHIARSLKSGRSDTIGLIVADISNPFFANIARTIEDEAKRNNYTVIFGSSDENVDKSRDLINVLLNRQVDGLILIPTEGSEQQIRNLQNQNVPFVLIDRYFPDIPASHISINNYESAYNAVTHLIKMGRRQIGMIAYKTALHHISERKRGYTEALGEKKSQMKLARYSHLKEDIQLAIDQLLKARKPADAIFFATNSLAIEGLKYINELGIRVPEELAVVSFDESEAFDLFYSPVTYVRQPILEMGKAAVRVLLDQIKDADKPAELICIDTELVIRRSSGKK, encoded by the coding sequence ATGAAGAAGAAGGTCTCCTTAAAAGATATTGCCCAGGAAGCCGGTGTATCCACCGCGCTGGTATCTTATGTGCTTACCAATAAAGAGGAGAAAGCAAGAGTAGGCCAGGAAATGGCCAAAAAGATCCGCAAAATAGCCCGCAAGCTCAACTATCAGCCCAATCACATTGCCCGCAGCCTTAAAAGCGGCCGGTCGGACACCATTGGCCTGATCGTGGCGGATATCTCCAACCCCTTCTTCGCCAATATTGCCCGCACGATCGAAGACGAAGCCAAAAGGAATAACTATACCGTGATCTTCGGCAGCTCTGATGAGAATGTGGACAAATCGAGGGACCTGATCAATGTACTCCTGAACCGGCAGGTGGACGGGCTGATCCTTATCCCCACGGAGGGCTCCGAACAGCAGATCAGGAACCTGCAGAACCAGAACGTACCTTTTGTGCTGATAGACCGGTATTTCCCGGACATCCCTGCCAGCCACATCAGTATCAATAACTACGAATCTGCCTATAATGCCGTTACCCATCTCATTAAAATGGGCCGCCGGCAAATAGGCATGATCGCCTACAAAACAGCCCTTCATCATATCAGCGAACGCAAACGCGGATATACGGAAGCGCTGGGTGAGAAAAAGAGCCAGATGAAACTGGCCCGGTATTCCCACCTGAAAGAAGATATCCAACTGGCTATCGATCAACTGCTCAAAGCCCGCAAACCCGCAGATGCCATCTTTTTTGCCACCAACAGCCTGGCCATTGAAGGACTGAAATATATTAACGAACTGGGCATCCGTGTACCGGAAGAACTGGCCGTAGTAAGCTTCGACGAAAGTGAGGCATTCGACCTCTTCTACTCCCCCGTTACTTACGTAAGGCAGCCCATCCTGGAAATGGGCAAAGCAGCCGTACGCGTATTGCTCGATCAGATAAAAGACGCAGATAAACCCGCAGAACTGATCTGCATTGATACAGAACTCGTGATCAGGAGATCCTCCGGGAAAAAGTAA
- a CDS encoding DUF2652 domain-containing protein — protein sequence MENRGLLFIPDISGFSKFVNEAEIEHSRYIIKDLLEILINANEIGLEISEIEGDAILFYKFGKPAELRELYKQVEKMFCAFHRYLINYDHRKICQCHACISAVDLSLKVITHYGEFTEYNVKNFSKLIGKDVIVAHQLLKNDIEQHEYWLVTSNILQDQEPADFREWMEWNTSVRQTETGEIAFHYTQLGQLKKEILADPLPKLEVKDKVKLVSITKEFNEEIKKVFFTIVHYEFREHWMEGVLNVKEVSHLIPGVGSLLRGELANGQQTMYYSSGFSYHPESRILFSETEQNNQQATNYIMEKKGPETTVLTLEYYEKMNVFKEFLFRFGKKKELEQKYKRSLDNLEAFMKEITMPGDF from the coding sequence ATGGAAAACAGGGGCCTGCTTTTTATTCCCGATATCAGTGGCTTTTCCAAATTTGTTAACGAAGCTGAGATTGAACATAGCAGGTATATTATTAAAGACCTGCTGGAAATACTCATCAATGCCAACGAAATTGGCCTGGAGATCTCCGAGATAGAAGGTGATGCCATCCTCTTTTATAAGTTCGGGAAACCGGCTGAATTAAGGGAGCTGTACAAACAGGTGGAAAAGATGTTCTGTGCATTCCACCGTTACCTTATTAATTACGACCACCGCAAGATCTGCCAGTGCCATGCCTGCATATCCGCCGTTGACCTTTCATTGAAAGTGATCACCCATTATGGCGAATTCACGGAGTACAATGTAAAGAACTTCTCCAAACTGATCGGGAAGGACGTGATCGTAGCGCATCAGTTACTGAAGAATGATATCGAACAGCATGAATACTGGCTGGTGACTTCCAATATCCTGCAGGACCAGGAGCCGGCAGATTTCAGGGAGTGGATGGAGTGGAATACGAGCGTGCGGCAAACAGAAACAGGAGAGATCGCTTTCCATTATACACAACTGGGCCAGCTTAAAAAGGAGATACTGGCAGACCCTTTGCCGAAGCTGGAAGTAAAGGATAAAGTGAAACTGGTTTCCATCACCAAAGAATTTAACGAAGAGATCAAGAAGGTGTTTTTCACCATTGTGCATTATGAGTTCCGGGAGCATTGGATGGAAGGTGTGCTGAATGTAAAGGAGGTGAGCCACCTGATCCCGGGGGTAGGAAGCCTGCTGCGCGGGGAGCTGGCAAACGGGCAGCAAACAATGTATTATTCGAGCGGTTTTTCCTATCATCCGGAATCAAGGATACTATTTAGTGAAACAGAACAGAACAACCAGCAGGCTACCAATTATATCATGGAAAAGAAAGGGCCGGAGACGACGGTGTTAACGCTGGAATATTATGAAAAGATGAATGTTTTTAAGGAGTTCCTCTTCCGCTTTGGGAAAAAGAAGGAGCTGGAACAAAAATATAAACGGTCTTTGGATAACCTCGAAGCATTTATGAAAGAGATCACTATGCCGGGAGACTTTTAA
- a CDS encoding MBL fold metallo-hydrolase, with the protein MKRTFRIIKWITGVLFLLILLLVVATYFYMRQPQFGKAPSGERLARIERSPHYKDGRFHNRVEKPTITEGYSIIGEVYKTVFTSYPRREPGSTLPSVKTDLFKLPADSNVAVWFGHSSVFLQVDGKKILIDPTFSGKASPLPGSVRAYKGSNIYTAADIPPIDYILISHDHYDHLDYETIVALKDKVKQVVCGLGVGAHFEYWGYAPEQIIEKDWYETVVVDSGFTIHTGSSHHESGRGFIRGKSLWMSYLIQSPDLKIYISGDGGYDSRFTEMGEKFGPVDWAIMEDGQYDKAWQSVHLLPEEVVQATLGLKARNMLPVHHSKFTLGKHAWDEPLIKVSELSAGQPYRLATPMIGEVVYLSNPLQTFKAWWKDVK; encoded by the coding sequence ATGAAAAGAACTTTCAGAATAATTAAATGGATAACAGGAGTACTGTTCCTGCTGATCCTTTTGCTGGTAGTAGCTACTTATTTCTATATGCGTCAGCCACAGTTCGGTAAAGCGCCTTCAGGCGAAAGACTGGCAAGGATAGAAAGATCGCCGCATTATAAGGACGGGCGGTTTCACAACCGGGTGGAAAAACCTACGATAACAGAAGGTTATAGCATCATTGGAGAGGTTTATAAAACTGTTTTTACTTCTTATCCGAGACGTGAACCAGGCAGTACGCTTCCTTCTGTAAAAACTGACCTGTTTAAGCTGCCTGCAGACAGTAACGTAGCTGTCTGGTTCGGCCATTCATCCGTATTCCTGCAGGTAGATGGGAAAAAGATACTTATAGACCCAACCTTCAGTGGTAAAGCATCCCCGCTGCCGGGTTCCGTGAGAGCTTACAAGGGCAGCAATATTTATACAGCGGCGGATATACCACCCATAGATTACATCCTCATTTCTCACGACCATTACGATCACCTGGATTATGAAACAATAGTGGCGTTAAAAGATAAAGTAAAACAGGTGGTTTGCGGTTTAGGTGTGGGCGCACATTTTGAATACTGGGGTTATGCGCCTGAACAGATCATAGAAAAAGACTGGTATGAAACGGTTGTTGTAGACAGCGGGTTCACTATACATACAGGTTCTTCTCATCATGAATCCGGCAGAGGTTTTATCCGCGGTAAATCCTTATGGATGTCTTATCTCATACAGTCACCTGACCTGAAAATATATATCAGCGGCGATGGTGGTTACGATAGCAGGTTTACCGAGATGGGAGAAAAATTCGGGCCGGTGGATTGGGCGATCATGGAAGACGGGCAGTATGATAAAGCCTGGCAGTCCGTTCACCTTTTACCGGAAGAAGTAGTACAGGCTACTTTAGGATTGAAAGCAAGGAACATGCTGCCTGTACATCATTCTAAATTCACTTTAGGCAAACATGCCTGGGATGAACCGTTGATAAAGGTCTCCGAACTTTCGGCAGGGCAGCCCTACCGCCTGGCCACACCCATGATCGGAGAAGTGGTTTACCTCAGCAATCCTTTACAAACCTTTAAGGCCTGGTGGAAAGATGTTAAATAG
- a CDS encoding RagB/SusD family nutrient uptake outer membrane protein: protein MYKKILILLFLIVPAGCTKLEEEVFDIVQESDYQPGAGDIPSIMGPAYTVLRGMYAGWQGNFDLQEEPADMIVTPNRPNGWYDAGTYQIMHKHDWPANQWQPENVWQHAYSGINNVNRIIFQIEEGKIPVTAGKESLIAELRAARAFYYSVLVDTHGNVPIVTDFRDGSAPTQSTRQQVFDFIIKELNETMPLLSTEVSKLTYGRVNRWVAKAILARLYLNAQVYTGVTKWDECIAACDDIINSTKYTLEAAYKTNFITENQNSKETIFAVPYDEIFAAQNTIHMKTLATAHRNVLNMAAQPWGGNCAVPQFIDTYDADDTRLKDTWIMGPQYNVSSGALILTYRKEVPSLNGTDYFDGFRIGKYEIKPGARGGLSTDYVIFRYADIKMMKAECLLRKGLSGDAATLVTEIRQRAFASTNPAKATVTGAQLLQGSVYRYGYQELNGTISGLEGGADIQYGRFYDELGWEFAAEGHRRMDMIRFGVFARKTWFNHRPKNDGKTRTLFPIPQDEMDKNPNLIQNPDYR, encoded by the coding sequence ATGTACAAGAAAATATTGATCCTGCTGTTCCTGATCGTTCCGGCAGGTTGCACCAAACTGGAAGAAGAAGTATTTGATATCGTACAGGAATCAGACTATCAGCCCGGCGCAGGAGATATTCCTTCCATCATGGGCCCCGCTTATACCGTATTGCGCGGCATGTATGCAGGCTGGCAGGGAAACTTTGACCTGCAGGAGGAACCTGCCGATATGATCGTTACCCCTAACCGCCCTAACGGATGGTACGATGCCGGTACTTACCAGATCATGCATAAACACGACTGGCCCGCCAACCAATGGCAACCGGAAAATGTATGGCAGCATGCTTATTCCGGCATCAACAATGTGAACCGGATCATTTTCCAGATCGAGGAAGGAAAGATCCCCGTTACCGCCGGTAAAGAAAGCCTGATCGCTGAGCTTCGTGCCGCCAGGGCCTTCTATTATTCCGTACTGGTAGACACACATGGCAATGTGCCCATTGTTACAGATTTCCGCGATGGCTCCGCTCCTACGCAAAGTACCAGGCAGCAGGTATTTGATTTTATTATTAAAGAGCTGAACGAAACCATGCCGCTGTTAAGCACCGAGGTGTCCAAACTAACCTACGGCCGTGTGAACAGGTGGGTGGCAAAAGCTATCCTGGCAAGGTTGTACCTGAACGCACAGGTTTATACCGGCGTTACCAAATGGGATGAATGTATCGCGGCCTGCGATGATATCATTAACAGTACCAAATATACCCTGGAGGCCGCTTACAAAACCAATTTCATTACAGAGAACCAAAACTCCAAAGAAACCATTTTCGCCGTGCCTTATGATGAGATCTTTGCCGCGCAGAATACGATCCATATGAAAACGCTGGCCACTGCCCACCGGAATGTGCTGAACATGGCAGCCCAGCCCTGGGGAGGCAACTGTGCCGTGCCGCAGTTCATTGACACATATGATGCAGACGATACGCGTTTGAAAGATACCTGGATCATGGGGCCGCAGTACAATGTTTCTTCCGGTGCGCTGATCCTCACTTACAGGAAAGAAGTACCCAGCCTTAACGGAACTGATTATTTTGATGGGTTCCGCATTGGCAAATACGAGATTAAACCTGGTGCACGCGGCGGGCTCAGTACCGATTATGTGATCTTCCGCTATGCAGATATCAAAATGATGAAGGCAGAATGCCTCCTGAGAAAAGGGTTATCCGGCGATGCCGCCACACTCGTTACCGAAATACGCCAGAGAGCATTTGCCTCTACCAATCCTGCAAAGGCTACTGTAACCGGTGCGCAGTTATTACAGGGAAGTGTATACCGGTATGGGTACCAGGAGCTGAATGGAACCATATCAGGCCTGGAAGGTGGTGCAGATATCCAATATGGGCGGTTCTATGATGAGCTGGGATGGGAATTTGCCGCGGAAGGGCATCGGAGAATGGATATGATCCGTTTCGGCGTGTTCGCCCGGAAAACATGGTTTAATCACCGCCCTAAGAATGATGGTAAAACCAGGACATTATTCCCCATTCCACAGGATGAAATGGATAAGAATCCCAACCTCATACAAAATCCCGATTATAGATGA